The window ACAACAACACCGCCTGACGAGGCTCACCCGGCGCCGCATCGACGGCCGGCCAATGCCGGTAAAACAAATCCACGCCGTCAAAGGTGGTAAACGTCAGTTCCTGGGCTTCGCGCATTGCAACTTCCTTATGCTGAGGGAGCGTTTTCCGTCACTTGATTCAGGCCATGACGCACCCGATTGACCAAGGTATAAACCAGCAGGGCGGCTACCACCGCCATCACACCATCAACCCAGAGTGTCCCGAGCCAACCCAGGGCAATCCCGGTCGCCAGCACGCCCAACACAAAGGCGCGATCACTCTTGCCCATCGGCCCGTCATAGCGCCGCGAAGCCCCCACCATCGCCCCCAGCACACCGGCGTATTCGCTGAACAACGCCAACAGCGTGACCAACAACACCAGCAACAGACTGGCATCGGCAAACAGGGCAAAAGGCAGGATCAAGGCAGCGTCGGCGATGATATCGCATAGCTCATTGAGGTAGGCGCCCAGATGCGATTGCTGCCCGAACTCCCGCGCCAACATGCCATCCACCGCGTTCAACGCCATGCGCAGAAGCATCCAGATCGGCACCAGGATAAACACCCCCGGATGATTGGCGAACCATGCCACCACGGCCCCCACCAGCACAGAGACAACGCCGGCGAGCAGGGTGACCTGATTGGCGGTGATGCCCTTGTCGTAAAGGCGCTGGACCATGGGGCGCAGCAGGTTCTGGAAGGCGGGTTTGAGCTGGTAGATGGAGGGCATGGGAATGAAATCTCGGCCGGTTACGGGGCTGGGCTTGTTCAGCTGCGAGATTACGATAGTTGGGGTTTGGCTGGAGGGGTAATTCTCGAGATGCGCGCGGGTAGGCATCTGGCAACGAATTCACCGGTGAATAAAGAACCCCTGTAGGAGCGGGCTTGCCACAAGCCTCTGTGGGAGCATAGCTTGCTCGCGATAGCGGTTCATCAGCCAAACAGGTCAACACCCTGTTGTCCCAAACATAAGGAACGCTCCAAATGCCGCAAATGGATTGGCTCGAAAACCACATGGACAAATGCGACCAGATGGCCGAGTGGCTTCACCAGGAATTCAGCTATGAATTCGCCCAGCAATCCCTCGCCAGTTGGCAGCAAGAGTTCGCTGCGGGCCAACGTGATGGACACTGGAAATGCCTGATCGCCACGGAGCAAGACCAGTTGCTAGGCGGCGTCTCACTGGCCAGCGACGACCTGCCCGACCGACCAGAACTCGGCCCATGGCTGGCATGCGTCTTCATCACCCCAACCGCCCGCCGCAGAGGCCTTGCCGCGCAACTGATCGAAGGCATCTGCAACCATGCCAGAGAAGCGGGATTCACCACCTTGTACTTGCACACCCACAACCAGCGCGACTACTACACCGGGCTTGGCTGGGAAGTGCTGGAGCGCTTTGAGGCATGGGGGAAAGAGCAATGGTTGATGTCGCGGCAGCTGTAGCCACCGCCGGGCCGCACACCAGCGAGTCGATTGTTCCTACGCGGATCCTGGGCATAGGCAACCCCCCGACACAACCCCAGCACCCATCAAGCATCTGACCCACCGCCATAGCAGTCATTTCGCGCATCCCCTGTGGGAGCGAGCCTGCTCGCGATAGCGATACACCAGTCAACATCAGCGCCACTGATTCACCACCTCACGAGCAGAACACGGCAATCCGCTCCCTCTATGCACTGCCTCCCATTGCGCAGTTACGCGCGCTTCCACCAATCAGCGATTCAAAGCACCGAGCGTGCAGGCAACGTCGCCGATCTACCCTGGAACTAACTTCTGCAAACGTTCATGGCTGAAACGTATCAGCTACAAGAAAAACCAAAATATGCACAAATGCATTTTTTCGCTTGACCCACATGGGTGAGCCTCTATAAGGTGGTTTCACTGTATGTGCATACAGTATTTCTAAAGCGTCATTTATTTGAATCCATTCATGGACGAGGCACTACCTTATGAAAACCAACACTGAAAAATTCGGTGTAACACCCCATCAACCCAGCCTTTGGACCCGCGCTGATGCGTTGAAAGTCCGGGCAGATGACCCCACCACCACTCAGCCGCTGGTCCGCGCGGATTTCCCGGTACTGAACAACGACGTATTCATCTGGGACACCATGCCCCTGCGCGACCTGGACGGTAACGTGACCTCCGTCGATGGCTGGTCGGTGATCTTCACCCTGACGGCCGATCGTCATCCAAACGACCCGCAGTACCTCGATGAGGACGGCAACTACGACATCCTCCGCGATTGGAACGATCGTCACGGTCGGGCAAAGATGTACTACTGGTTTTCGCGTACCGGCAAGAACTGGGAATTCGGTGGCCGTGTGATGGCCGAAGGCGTTTCGCCGACCGCTCGCGAATGGGCCGGTACGCCGATCCTGTTGAACGACCGCGGTGAAGTGGACCTGTATTACACCGCCGTCACCCCAGGCGCGACCATCGTCAAGGTGCGCGGTCGGGTGGTGACCACTGAACACGGTGTCAGCATGGTCGGCTTCGAGAAGGTCAAGCCGCTGTTCGAGGCCGACGGCAATATGTATCAGACCGAAGCACAAAACGCTTTCTGGGGTTTCCGCGACCCATGGCCATTCCGCGACCCGAAAGACGGCAAGCTGTACATGCTGTTCGAGGGTAACGTGGCCGGTGAGCGCGGCTCACATAAAGTGGGAGAGGCAGAAATCGGCGATGTGCCGCCAGGTTATGAAGATGTCGGCAACTCGCGCTACCAGACCGCCTGCGTTGGCATCGCCGTAGCCCGCGACGCGGACGGTGACGACTGGGAAATGTTGCCGCCACTGCTGACCGCCGTGGGCGTAAACGACCAGACCGAGCGCCCGCACTTCGTGTTCCAGGATGGCAAGTACTACCTGTTCACCATTAGCCATACCTTCACCTATGCCGACGGCGTGACCGGGCCGGACGGCGTGTACGGTTTCGTCGCGGACTCGCTCTTCGGCCCTTACGTGCCGCTGAACGGTTCCGGCCTGGTGCTGGGCAACCCGTCCTCGCAGCCATTCCAGACCTACTCGCACTATGTAATGCCAAACGGCCTGGTGACCTCCTTCATCGACAGCGTACCGACCGACGAAACCGGCACGCAGATTCGTGTGGGTGGCACTGAGGCACCCACGGTGGGCATGAAAATAAAAGGGCAGCAGACCTTCGTGGTGGCCGAGTACGACTACGGTTACATCCCGCCGATGCTCGACGTCACGCTCAAGTAAACCGACGCAGGGGTTTCAGGCAACGGGTTTGAGGTCGATGTCAAAATCGTTGTGGATATGATCGAGATATCCCGCCTGATTCATTGCGACGTTGCTCGCAAGCCCCATTGAATAACGAGTCGTAACCCTCTTCGCGACTGGCTGCAAGGATGCAGTCGGTCGCGAATGCGTTCCCTCGAGCAAACCCGCTCTGCCATTCCTATGTTTGAAATGCCTGACGTGTCGCCATTTTTGGATTTCAGCGACACGTTCTATCGTCATGTCGCCAGCAGCGACATATGCATACACGTTCCTCTGTGGGTGCGAGCCTGCTCTCGATAGCGGCTCATCAGCCAAATAGATCAGCAGCCTACAGACCAATCTGCAGCCCCGACACAACCCCAATATCCAGCCGACATCGCCTTGCGCTATTGCTTACAGTTGATTCGGAATGTCTGCTTGCCAATGGATATTGTTGAGGGTGAGGTAGGGCGTGACGCAAGCTGTCCTTCGGTCACAAAAAAGGTCTTGCATAGCAAGACCTTTCCGAAAACTAAGGTGGATATAAAAAAGACTAATCAATGAAATTCCACGCATTTATAGAGCAAGATAGCCGTCCTCAATCATCTGTCCCCGTAGTTTCCAAAGTTCTATACACTGACGTTCTGTAGGAAGCTTATGGGGGATTTGAGTTGCGATGCTCAATAGACTAACCTGCTTGGGCGAAAGTTTCCCCTTCTTGACCCCCCAATTTAATAGACGTGTCCATTCCGCGCCGGGCAAGTCTACGACCATAATTTGAAGTTGTATGCCATCATCTGTTTTTTGCATCGTCTTCGATTTTTTTCCATCCTCAACAGAGAGGCGCACATCCTGAAGAAAATCATCTGAGTTTAAAACTAGCTTTACTTTGGTGTTCTTTACTTGTTCCCAACAGGCTTGCATTTTTGCCCATTCAGTGACGTTATCCTTGGGTCTGTCAGGATCGGTAAGCACGAGAAAAACTTTTTCTGCAATTATAGATAGTTGGTCGCATAGTGCCTGCGGAACAGCCTGTAGGTCCCAAATAGCTCTGAAGTTGAATTGCTTGCCCAGTGCGTCCTCAGATATCAAATTATGAAGCTTAGCGATCGAGTAGGTTACGATGTTTGCACGATAACCCCCTTGGTACCATATCTGTTGGCTAACTAGAGACTCCGTTTTTCTGAAGATTATAGCTAGAGCAACTATGCTGCGAAAGTACTCTTCGTTATAAGTCTTGCCGTCCGATGTCCATGATTTTGAAATGATGTCAGCAAAAAATATAAAGTTTTTTTGCGCCCCCATGCTTACTCTATGGGGTTGCTCGCGCCAACTATTTTCATATTTTGCAACATCGGTTTTTGTAAATAGCTGGTTTTTTGGGTTCTGTACTAAGAAGTGGTTTTTTTGTGCGCTTGTGAGCTTGGCTTGTTCATTAAAATACTGACCTCTAGCTCGCTCATAAAACCAATGTGTTCCAAATTGTGCCCCAGTTTTGGGCGAGGTGAACAGTCGTCGAGAGAATTCTTGAAGGCGAATATGAAACGGGTGATTGGAGAAAAAGTCTGCATCGCTAACTTTATTCTGGCTATTCGCGTAACGTGCAATTTCCGGAGTTAATTCCCCAGCTTTTTCCGGTGGCAGAACAGAAAGTTTCATCTGCACCATAACTTTTGAGAGGTCCAAGCAGTCTTTACGTGCAGTACCACCTCTCTTTGCAAACGCTAACGATGCCGTGGTTTGTCCTCCGTTCACAATTTGAAGGTTCACCGCGCTTCGAATACGCATCCCCCCCCCCGCATCCTCCTCTAGTACAACGTTTTCAGCAGTCGCCGCAATTCCATTATTGAATGCAAAAAACATCTCTGGCTGATTACGAATCGTGTTTTGTATTGCAGCGTTCACCTTGCCTTTTGTACTCAAAAAAGTTCGAACATTACCTTCAAGCAATCGGCTGCCGTAAATGTCGTATATATCCGCTAAAGTGTCGCCGGGAATCATGCAAAGATAAGCGCTATAGTCCCCCTGAGATTCGGCAGCAGCAAGGCATTTCAGACCGCTCGTTTCGTTTGTCGAAAAATCAACAACAAGATCATCCCGTCCAGTAGCTGAGATATAAGCTGAATGAAATCGTCCGATATCCCAGATATGGAATTCGACAGGAGTACCGCTCACGGCATCTTCAGGCCATCCTTTCTGACGAGTTTTTAGCATGCCATCGCTGACGAAATAGAAACGGTATTTCGTTATTTTCGAATGCCAATTCATTAAGTCACATGCGAAGCCAAAGCCTGGTTGGCTTTCGTCTACACTACCGTCAGTTAAATTACCCTCCAATGCCTCTTCAAGAAAGGCCCGCAAATCACCGAGTGCAGCCTTTGCATCGGAAGTAATAAACGAGGGCACTTCATCCTCATTAAAAAAGTCAGCTATCAAAAGAGCCATAGAGTTGTCGGCATCATCGAATGAATAGCCATCCACTCGGAGTCTTTTGCGCTTTCCATTGACGCCCTCAAATCTGCACATTTCGAAGGAAAGAAGCTCCTCCGCCTCTACCAGCCTCTCTCCGCACTCCTCCACAAATGTGGTGCGAATAAAGTCGCGCGAAGATTCGGCTTTTGAACGGACGGTTTCTATGATGTCTTTATGAAATGTGAGGAGATCCATATGACTTACCCGTGCGCTATATCTGAAAAGGGATGCAGCTTTGGAGATTTAGTTTGTATTTGACACTACGAATTCCTGGTGATAGATCTTGTGGGCGAATACAGGGAAAACCAGCGCTGACTTTATAGCGGGTTACTTTTCCTAGAGTCATTACCCACGCGTCATATTCGGGGCGTATAACATAGCCAGATCTTAGTAGCGCACTTTCAAATGCTGAATACGTATCAAAATCTGATTTAATTGTTCTTCGAATTTCATCAATCAACTGATTCAGTGTGAAGCCAGCTTCCGTATCCTCAGATCCACTACCGAGCTCGATAACAATGAGCTCCAACTCTCGTTGGGTGAAGTCAAGTTGTCTTTCTGAGGCTATTATAACCTCATTCGCCGCAGGCCAAATTGTTTTGACCTCCCACGCGTTTTTTTCAAATTGGAAGTCCTGATCAGCTCGATCGGGTCCTTTCCAGCTCTGAACTGCCGCTGATGCGCTAATAGTCCCAATTAATGTCTTTAGGTGAAGAAGCTCACCAGTCAATCCTCGAACTTGCCCTTCGGTCAATAAATCGAAATTCCCCCGTTCAAATAGCAAGCGCCAGCTAACAAGGCGAGCTAAAACAAATGGAAGGCCTCTAGATTTCTCCCCGCATTGACGTGAGGATTCAATTAGGTCTCCGCAGAAGAGCAAGAATAACTCGGAAAGCTCAGGTTTTTCTAATATGAAAAGTAGAGACCATTGGTTATCTTCTCGGAGCACGCTGTGAATTTTTACTGATTGGAGTTCCAACTCAATACTAGGGTTTTTTTGTGTAATCAACAGGAGTGTGAGCCGGCCCATTGAGTCCACACCTGCGTAAAAATCGAGTAAGTGCTCCGCGTCAATTCGGCGAAAACCGGATCCGACACCTTCCGATTTAATCGCCGTCCAGATGGATTTAACCTTATTCATCATCTTCATCGTCCTCATCATCGTTGTCGTCTATGGAGGGATTATCTCCAGACAAAATATTTCTGAGTTCGACAAGGTTAATACGATAAGCGACTCGGTGACTCGACACG is drawn from Pseudomonas rhizophila and contains these coding sequences:
- a CDS encoding CDP-alcohol phosphatidyltransferase family protein encodes the protein MPSIYQLKPAFQNLLRPMVQRLYDKGITANQVTLLAGVVSVLVGAVVAWFANHPGVFILVPIWMLLRMALNAVDGMLAREFGQQSHLGAYLNELCDIIADAALILPFALFADASLLLVLLVTLLALFSEYAGVLGAMVGASRRYDGPMGKSDRAFVLGVLATGIALGWLGTLWVDGVMAVVAALLVYTLVNRVRHGLNQVTENAPSA
- a CDS encoding GNAT family N-acetyltransferase — translated: MPQMDWLENHMDKCDQMAEWLHQEFSYEFAQQSLASWQQEFAAGQRDGHWKCLIATEQDQLLGGVSLASDDLPDRPELGPWLACVFITPTARRRGLAAQLIEGICNHAREAGFTTLYLHTHNQRDYYTGLGWEVLERFEAWGKEQWLMSRQL
- a CDS encoding glycoside hydrolase family 68 protein codes for the protein MKTNTEKFGVTPHQPSLWTRADALKVRADDPTTTQPLVRADFPVLNNDVFIWDTMPLRDLDGNVTSVDGWSVIFTLTADRHPNDPQYLDEDGNYDILRDWNDRHGRAKMYYWFSRTGKNWEFGGRVMAEGVSPTAREWAGTPILLNDRGEVDLYYTAVTPGATIVKVRGRVVTTEHGVSMVGFEKVKPLFEADGNMYQTEAQNAFWGFRDPWPFRDPKDGKLYMLFEGNVAGERGSHKVGEAEIGDVPPGYEDVGNSRYQTACVGIAVARDADGDDWEMLPPLLTAVGVNDQTERPHFVFQDGKYYLFTISHTFTYADGVTGPDGVYGFVADSLFGPYVPLNGSGLVLGNPSSQPFQTYSHYVMPNGLVTSFIDSVPTDETGTQIRVGGTEAPTVGMKIKGQQTFVVAEYDYGYIPPMLDVTLK
- a CDS encoding AIPR family protein, coding for MDLLTFHKDIIETVRSKAESSRDFIRTTFVEECGERLVEAEELLSFEMCRFEGVNGKRKRLRVDGYSFDDADNSMALLIADFFNEDEVPSFITSDAKAALGDLRAFLEEALEGNLTDGSVDESQPGFGFACDLMNWHSKITKYRFYFVSDGMLKTRQKGWPEDAVSGTPVEFHIWDIGRFHSAYISATGRDDLVVDFSTNETSGLKCLAAAESQGDYSAYLCMIPGDTLADIYDIYGSRLLEGNVRTFLSTKGKVNAAIQNTIRNQPEMFFAFNNGIAATAENVVLEEDAGGGMRIRSAVNLQIVNGGQTTASLAFAKRGGTARKDCLDLSKVMVQMKLSVLPPEKAGELTPEIARYANSQNKVSDADFFSNHPFHIRLQEFSRRLFTSPKTGAQFGTHWFYERARGQYFNEQAKLTSAQKNHFLVQNPKNQLFTKTDVAKYENSWREQPHRVSMGAQKNFIFFADIISKSWTSDGKTYNEEYFRSIVALAIIFRKTESLVSQQIWYQGGYRANIVTYSIAKLHNLISEDALGKQFNFRAIWDLQAVPQALCDQLSIIAEKVFLVLTDPDRPKDNVTEWAKMQACWEQVKNTKVKLVLNSDDFLQDVRLSVEDGKKSKTMQKTDDGIQLQIMVVDLPGAEWTRLLNWGVKKGKLSPKQVSLLSIATQIPHKLPTERQCIELWKLRGQMIEDGYLAL
- a CDS encoding PD-(D/E)XK motif protein; its protein translation is MKMMNKVKSIWTAIKSEGVGSGFRRIDAEHLLDFYAGVDSMGRLTLLLITQKNPSIELELQSVKIHSVLREDNQWSLLFILEKPELSELFLLFCGDLIESSRQCGEKSRGLPFVLARLVSWRLLFERGNFDLLTEGQVRGLTGELLHLKTLIGTISASAAVQSWKGPDRADQDFQFEKNAWEVKTIWPAANEVIIASERQLDFTQRELELIVIELGSGSEDTEAGFTLNQLIDEIRRTIKSDFDTYSAFESALLRSGYVIRPEYDAWVMTLGKVTRYKVSAGFPCIRPQDLSPGIRSVKYKLNLQSCIPFQI